One window of Agromyces rhizosphaerae genomic DNA carries:
- the acnA gene encoding aconitate hydratase AcnA encodes MSAVNSFGAKDALRVGDDSYEIYRVDTVPGYEKLPFSLKVLLENLLRTEDGANVTKAQIEALGSWVPTADPDTEIQFSPARVVMQDFTGVPCIVDLATMREAVVALGGDPSRINPLSPAEMVIDHSVIADLFGTENALERNVEIEYERNGERYQFLRWGQTAFDDFKVVPPGTGIVHQVNIEHLAKVIYSRDVDGVTRAYPDTCVGTDSHTTMVNGLGVLGWGVGGIEAEAAMLGQPVSMLIPKVVGFKLSGEIPAGVTATDVVLTITDMLRQHGVVGKFVEFYGPGVASVPLANRATIGNMSPEFGSTAAIFPIDDVTLDYLRLTGRTEAEVALVEAYAKTQTLWHDAANEPSFSEYMELDLGTVVPSIAGPKRPQDRIVLSEAKTQFESDLTNYADVEHDLVDLEIAESFPASDPPGNTPEDEFSHHEHHHRSHAPKTVSKPTKVDAADGSSYTLDHGSVTIAAITSCTNTSNPSVMLAAGLLARNAVKKGLKAKPWVKTTLAPGSKVVTDYYEKAGLTQDLEDLGFYTVGYGCTTCIGNSGPLIEEVSAAVQQNDLAVTAVLSGNRNFEGRINPDVKMNYLASPPLVIAYSLAGSMNFDFESDPLGTDTDGNDVYLKDIWPDASEVQDTIDSSINQDMFTTQYASVFEGDERWRTLPTPTGATFEWNPESTYVRKPPYFDGMTMETTPVADIAGARVLAKLGDSVTTDHISPAGAIKGDSPAGKYLVEHGVERKDFNSYGSRRGNHEIMIRGTFANIRLRNQLLDNVEGGYTRDFTQADAPQSFIYDASMNYQSQGIPLVIFGGKEYGSGSSRDWAAKGTNLLGVKAVITESFERIHRSNLIGMGVVPLQFPAGESADSLGLDGTEVVSITGLEELNSGTTPKTVHVVAAPSEHSPAGKETVEFDAVVRIDTPGEADYYRNGGILQYVLRSLV; translated from the coding sequence GTGTCTGCAGTGAACAGTTTCGGGGCGAAGGACGCGCTCCGGGTCGGCGACGACTCGTACGAGATCTACCGCGTCGACACGGTTCCGGGGTACGAGAAGCTGCCGTTCAGCCTCAAGGTGCTCCTCGAGAACCTGCTGCGCACCGAGGACGGCGCGAACGTCACCAAGGCGCAGATCGAGGCGCTCGGCTCGTGGGTGCCGACGGCCGACCCCGACACCGAGATCCAGTTCAGCCCTGCGCGCGTGGTCATGCAGGACTTCACCGGCGTGCCCTGCATCGTCGACCTCGCGACCATGCGCGAGGCCGTGGTCGCCCTCGGCGGCGACCCGAGCAGGATCAACCCGCTCTCGCCGGCCGAGATGGTCATCGACCACTCCGTCATCGCCGACCTCTTCGGCACCGAGAACGCCCTCGAGCGCAACGTCGAGATCGAGTACGAGCGCAACGGCGAGCGCTACCAGTTCCTCCGCTGGGGCCAGACCGCGTTCGACGACTTCAAGGTCGTGCCGCCCGGCACCGGCATCGTCCACCAGGTGAACATCGAGCACCTGGCCAAGGTCATCTACTCGCGCGACGTCGACGGCGTCACCCGCGCCTACCCCGACACCTGCGTCGGCACCGACTCGCACACCACCATGGTCAACGGCCTCGGCGTGCTCGGCTGGGGCGTCGGCGGCATCGAGGCCGAGGCGGCCATGCTCGGCCAGCCCGTGTCGATGCTCATCCCCAAGGTCGTCGGCTTCAAGCTCTCCGGCGAGATCCCCGCCGGCGTCACCGCGACCGACGTCGTGCTCACGATCACCGACATGCTGCGCCAGCACGGCGTGGTCGGCAAGTTCGTCGAGTTCTACGGCCCCGGCGTGGCATCCGTGCCGCTCGCCAACCGCGCCACCATCGGCAACATGAGCCCCGAGTTCGGCTCGACCGCGGCGATCTTCCCGATCGACGACGTGACCCTCGACTACCTGCGCCTCACCGGCCGCACCGAGGCCGAGGTCGCGCTCGTCGAGGCGTACGCGAAGACCCAGACGCTCTGGCACGACGCCGCGAACGAGCCGTCGTTCTCCGAGTACATGGAGCTCGACCTCGGCACGGTCGTGCCGTCGATCGCCGGCCCGAAGCGCCCGCAGGACCGCATCGTGCTCTCCGAGGCCAAGACCCAGTTCGAGTCGGACCTCACCAACTACGCCGACGTCGAGCACGACCTGGTCGACCTCGAGATCGCGGAGTCCTTCCCGGCGTCCGACCCGCCCGGCAACACGCCGGAGGACGAGTTCAGCCACCACGAGCACCACCACCGGAGCCACGCGCCGAAGACGGTGTCGAAGCCGACGAAGGTGGATGCCGCGGACGGCTCGTCGTACACGCTCGACCACGGCTCGGTCACGATCGCCGCCATCACGTCGTGCACGAACACGTCGAACCCGTCGGTCATGCTCGCCGCGGGCCTGCTCGCGCGCAACGCGGTGAAGAAGGGCCTGAAGGCCAAGCCGTGGGTCAAGACCACGCTGGCGCCGGGCTCCAAGGTCGTCACCGACTACTACGAGAAGGCCGGACTCACCCAGGACCTCGAGGACCTCGGCTTCTACACGGTCGGCTACGGCTGCACCACCTGCATCGGCAACTCGGGCCCGCTCATCGAGGAGGTCTCGGCCGCGGTGCAGCAGAACGACCTCGCCGTGACCGCGGTGCTCTCGGGCAACCGCAACTTCGAGGGCCGCATCAACCCCGACGTGAAGATGAACTACCTCGCGAGCCCCCCGCTCGTGATCGCGTACTCGCTCGCCGGCTCGATGAACTTCGACTTCGAGTCCGACCCGCTCGGCACCGACACCGACGGCAACGACGTCTACCTCAAGGACATCTGGCCGGATGCCTCGGAGGTGCAGGACACCATCGACTCGTCGATCAACCAGGACATGTTCACCACGCAGTACGCGAGCGTGTTCGAGGGCGACGAGCGCTGGCGCACGCTGCCGACGCCGACCGGCGCGACCTTCGAGTGGAACCCCGAGTCGACGTACGTGCGCAAGCCCCCGTACTTCGACGGCATGACCATGGAGACGACGCCGGTCGCCGACATCGCCGGTGCACGCGTGCTCGCGAAGCTCGGCGACTCGGTCACGACCGACCACATCAGCCCCGCGGGCGCCATCAAGGGCGACAGCCCGGCCGGCAAGTACCTCGTCGAGCACGGCGTGGAGCGCAAGGACTTCAACTCCTACGGCTCGCGTCGCGGCAACCACGAGATCATGATCCGCGGCACGTTCGCGAACATCCGCCTGCGCAACCAGCTCCTCGACAACGTCGAGGGCGGGTACACGCGCGACTTCACCCAGGCCGACGCCCCGCAGTCGTTCATCTACGACGCGTCGATGAACTACCAGTCGCAGGGCATCCCGCTGGTCATCTTCGGCGGCAAGGAGTACGGCTCGGGCTCGAGCCGCGACTGGGCGGCCAAGGGCACCAACCTGCTCGGCGTGAAGGCGGTCATCACCGAGAGCTTCGAGCGCATCCACCGTTCGAACCTCATCGGCATGGGCGTCGTGCCGCTGCAGTTCCCCGCCGGCGAGTCCGCCGACTCGCTCGGGCTCGACGGCACCGAGGTGGTCTCGATCACCGGCCTCGAGGAGCTGAACTCGGGCACCACGCCGAAGACGGTGCACGTCGTCGCCGCGCCGAGCGAGCACTCGCCCGCCGGCAAGGAGACGGTCGAGTTCGACGCGGTCGTGCGCATCGACACGCCCGGTGAGGCCGACTACTACCGCAACGGCGGCATCCTCCAGTACGTGCTGCGCAGCCTCGTCTGA
- the dxs gene encoding 1-deoxy-D-xylulose-5-phosphate synthase, which translates to MTLLETIDGPRDLDRLSPAELDQLAREIREYLVASVSQTGGHLGPNLGVVELTLAIHRVFESPKDAIVFDTGHQSYVHKMLTGRRDLSSIRTTGGLAGYPQRSESEHDIVESSHASSSLSWADGISRAFEMTGQQDRHVVAVVGDGALTGGMTWEALNNITDDNNRRLVVVVNDNGRSYAPTIGGMARFLNSVRTRRGYRALHQSSRKAFDRLGGPARAVYRGVRGGLHGFLSRFSNNEALYSNLDIKYIGPVDGHDEGAVERALVQARDYGTPAIVHVITEKGRGYEPALRDVADQFHAVGQIDPETGESLVAASAPSWTSVFSEELVRVADADDRVVGITAAMLRPTGLHRMAERYPDRVLDVGIAEQHAVTSAAGLAFGGLHPVVAVYATFMNRAFDQVLMDVALHRAGVTFVLDRAGVTGPDGPSHHGVWDLAILQVVPGIRLAAPRDAERLAEELHEAVQVQDAPTVLRFPKGSVGTEYPAERRTPDGVDVLRETDRRDVLIVTVGPMAGIGLEVAERLADQGIGATVVDPRWVVPVPRSVVELARDYRIVVSIEDGMRVGGIGTRIRQDLREADVDTAVTEIGLPDEFLDHGSRGDILERVGLTPQHIARDVTAMVLGSKLPHARAVPADEEASTR; encoded by the coding sequence ATGACCCTGCTCGAGACGATCGACGGCCCCCGAGACCTGGACCGGCTCTCGCCCGCAGAGCTCGACCAGCTGGCGCGCGAGATCCGGGAGTACCTCGTCGCGAGCGTGTCGCAGACCGGCGGGCACCTGGGGCCGAACCTCGGCGTCGTGGAGCTGACGCTCGCGATCCACCGCGTCTTCGAGTCGCCGAAGGACGCCATCGTCTTCGACACCGGGCACCAGTCGTACGTGCACAAGATGCTCACGGGCCGGCGCGACCTCTCCAGCATCCGCACCACCGGCGGCCTCGCCGGGTACCCGCAGCGCTCCGAGTCGGAGCACGACATCGTCGAGAGCTCGCACGCGTCGAGCTCGCTGTCGTGGGCCGACGGCATCTCGCGCGCGTTCGAGATGACCGGCCAGCAGGACCGCCACGTCGTGGCCGTGGTGGGCGACGGGGCGCTCACGGGCGGCATGACGTGGGAGGCGCTCAACAACATCACCGACGACAACAACCGCAGGCTCGTCGTCGTCGTCAACGACAACGGGCGCTCGTATGCGCCGACCATCGGCGGCATGGCCCGGTTCCTCAACTCGGTGCGCACGCGTCGCGGCTATCGCGCGCTGCACCAGTCGAGCCGGAAGGCGTTCGATCGCCTCGGCGGGCCGGCCCGGGCCGTCTACCGGGGCGTCCGCGGCGGCCTGCACGGCTTCCTCAGCCGGTTCTCGAACAACGAGGCGCTCTACTCGAACCTCGACATCAAGTACATCGGCCCGGTCGACGGCCACGACGAGGGCGCCGTCGAGCGGGCGCTCGTGCAGGCGCGCGACTACGGCACCCCCGCGATCGTGCACGTGATCACCGAGAAGGGCCGCGGCTACGAGCCAGCGCTGCGCGACGTCGCCGACCAGTTCCACGCCGTCGGGCAGATCGACCCGGAGACGGGGGAGTCGCTCGTGGCCGCATCCGCCCCCTCGTGGACCAGCGTGTTCTCCGAGGAGCTCGTGCGCGTGGCCGATGCCGACGACCGCGTCGTGGGCATCACCGCGGCGATGCTGCGCCCGACCGGGCTGCACCGCATGGCCGAGCGCTACCCCGACCGCGTGCTCGACGTGGGCATCGCCGAGCAGCACGCGGTCACCAGTGCCGCCGGGCTCGCGTTCGGCGGGCTGCACCCGGTGGTCGCGGTCTACGCCACCTTCATGAACCGCGCGTTCGACCAGGTGCTGATGGACGTCGCGCTGCACCGCGCGGGCGTCACGTTCGTGCTCGACCGCGCCGGCGTCACCGGCCCCGACGGGCCCAGCCACCACGGCGTGTGGGACCTCGCGATCCTGCAGGTCGTGCCGGGCATCCGGCTCGCGGCGCCCCGCGACGCCGAGCGCCTCGCCGAGGAGCTGCACGAGGCGGTGCAGGTGCAGGACGCCCCGACGGTGCTGCGCTTCCCGAAGGGCTCGGTCGGCACCGAGTACCCCGCCGAGCGCCGCACGCCCGACGGCGTGGACGTGCTGCGCGAGACCGACCGTCGCGACGTGCTGATCGTCACCGTCGGCCCGATGGCCGGCATCGGCCTCGAGGTCGCCGAGCGGCTCGCCGACCAGGGGATCGGCGCCACCGTCGTCGACCCGCGCTGGGTCGTCCCCGTGCCGCGCAGCGTCGTCGAGCTCGCGCGCGACTACCGCATCGTCGTCAGCATCGAGGACGGCATGCGCGTGGGCGGCATCGGCACGCGCATCCGCCAGGACCTCCGCGAGGCCGACGTCGACACCGCGGTCACGGAGATCGGGCTGCCCGACGAGTTCCTCGACCACGGCTCGCGCGGCGACATCCTCGAGCGCGTCGGACTCACGCCCCAGCACATCGCGCGCGACGTGACCGCGATGGTGCTCGGCAGCAAGCTGCCGCACGCGCGGGCCGTACCTGCCGACGAGGAGGCCTCGACCCGCTGA
- a CDS encoding 3-hydroxyacyl-CoA dehydrogenase NAD-binding domain-containing protein, translating into MTDYTKIDFTELAGLSDDEVVTHSYVREVPLSDGRVLALVTLDNGRDHTRPNTLGPKSLLEYADTLDRLAEQAKAGDIDAVAVTGKPFILAAGADLSKVAEIPSHEIALRMGQLGHHALGKLHTMGVPTFAFINGLALGGGLEIGLHADYRTVDASTPAVALPEVFLGLIPGWGGATLLPNLIGIENALKVVIENPLKQNRTLKGKDVLELGIADRMFASAAFLEDSIRWADDVVAGRVKVKRPNEPGKVERMVKWDAAIGIATKMLKRRIGEVQKSPYVALELLKGAKSNDREAGFAAEDEALADLIVGDQLQASIYAFNLVQKRAKKPAGAPDKALAKRITKVGVIGAGLMASQFALLFVRRLQVPVVITDLDQARVDKGLAYIRDEIGTLEQKGRISSDEANRLRALVTGTTDKADFADCDWVIEAVFEELGIKQDVFAEIEQHVSPEAVLATNTSSLSVEQIGAKLANPERLVGFHFFNPVAVMPLIEVVNAPKTDEATLSTAMVIAAKLRKNAVITRDTPGFVVNRVLAKVLGETMHAVDEGTPFEVVDEAVKPFGLPMGPFELLELVGLKVGAHVLDTHHAAFPERFFASDNLHRLAEHGKLLERDGKGNVTGYDKGAVKIVAGGTNPMTAEEIRTRLEDGLADEMHRMLEDDVVHAPEDIDLCMILGAGWPFQMGGATPYLDRVGASERAFGDTFHHPPVAGVGA; encoded by the coding sequence ATGACCGATTACACGAAGATCGACTTCACGGAGCTCGCGGGCCTGTCGGACGACGAGGTCGTCACGCACTCGTACGTGCGCGAGGTCCCGCTCTCCGACGGGCGCGTGCTCGCACTGGTGACGCTCGACAACGGGCGCGACCACACCCGGCCGAACACGCTGGGCCCGAAGTCGCTGCTCGAGTACGCCGACACGCTCGACCGGCTCGCCGAGCAGGCGAAGGCCGGCGACATCGACGCGGTGGCCGTCACGGGCAAGCCGTTCATCCTCGCCGCAGGCGCCGACCTCAGCAAGGTCGCCGAGATCCCGAGCCACGAGATCGCCCTGCGCATGGGCCAGCTCGGCCACCACGCGCTGGGCAAGCTGCACACCATGGGCGTGCCCACGTTCGCGTTCATCAACGGGCTCGCGCTCGGCGGCGGCCTCGAGATCGGGCTGCACGCCGACTACCGCACGGTGGACGCCTCGACCCCGGCGGTCGCGCTGCCCGAGGTGTTCCTCGGGCTCATCCCCGGCTGGGGCGGTGCGACCCTGCTGCCGAACCTGATCGGCATCGAGAACGCCCTCAAGGTGGTCATCGAGAACCCGCTCAAGCAGAACCGCACCCTCAAGGGCAAGGACGTGCTCGAGCTCGGCATCGCCGATCGCATGTTCGCCTCGGCCGCGTTCCTCGAGGACTCGATCCGCTGGGCGGACGACGTCGTCGCGGGCCGCGTGAAGGTGAAGCGGCCGAACGAGCCGGGCAAGGTCGAGCGCATGGTGAAGTGGGATGCCGCGATCGGCATCGCCACCAAGATGCTGAAGCGCCGCATCGGCGAGGTCCAGAAGTCGCCGTACGTCGCGCTCGAGCTGCTCAAGGGCGCCAAGTCGAACGACCGCGAGGCCGGCTTCGCCGCCGAGGACGAGGCGCTCGCCGACCTCATCGTCGGCGACCAGCTGCAGGCCAGCATCTACGCGTTCAACCTCGTGCAGAAGCGCGCCAAGAAGCCGGCCGGCGCGCCCGACAAGGCACTCGCGAAGCGCATCACCAAGGTGGGCGTGATCGGCGCCGGCCTCATGGCCAGCCAGTTCGCGCTGCTGTTCGTGCGCCGCCTCCAGGTGCCCGTGGTCATCACCGACCTCGACCAGGCGCGCGTCGACAAGGGCCTCGCCTACATCCGCGATGAGATCGGCACCCTCGAGCAGAAGGGCCGCATCTCCTCCGACGAGGCGAACCGCCTGCGCGCGCTGGTCACCGGCACCACCGACAAGGCCGACTTCGCCGACTGCGACTGGGTCATCGAGGCGGTGTTCGAGGAGCTCGGCATCAAGCAGGACGTCTTCGCCGAGATCGAGCAGCACGTCTCCCCCGAGGCCGTGCTCGCCACGAACACCTCGTCGCTGTCGGTCGAGCAGATCGGCGCGAAGCTCGCCAACCCCGAGCGGCTCGTGGGCTTCCACTTCTTCAACCCGGTGGCCGTCATGCCGCTGATCGAGGTCGTGAACGCCCCGAAGACCGACGAGGCCACGCTCTCCACCGCGATGGTGATCGCGGCGAAGCTCCGCAAGAACGCGGTCATCACGCGCGACACCCCCGGGTTCGTCGTGAACCGCGTGCTGGCCAAGGTGCTCGGCGAGACGATGCACGCGGTCGACGAGGGCACGCCGTTCGAGGTCGTGGACGAGGCCGTGAAGCCGTTCGGGCTCCCGATGGGCCCGTTCGAGCTGCTCGAGCTCGTCGGCCTCAAGGTCGGCGCGCACGTGCTCGACACGCACCACGCGGCGTTCCCGGAGCGCTTCTTCGCGAGCGACAACCTGCACCGCCTCGCGGAGCACGGCAAGCTGCTCGAGCGCGACGGCAAGGGCAACGTCACCGGCTACGACAAGGGCGCGGTGAAGATCGTCGCCGGCGGCACGAACCCGATGACCGCGGAGGAGATCCGCACGCGTCTCGAGGACGGCCTGGCCGACGAGATGCACCGGATGCTCGAGGACGACGTGGTGCACGCCCCTGAGGACATCGACCTGTGCATGATCCTCGGCGCCGGCTGGCCGTTCCAGATGGGCGGCGCCACGCCGTACCTGGACCGCGTCGGCGCCAGCGAGCGCGCCTTCGGCGACACGTTCCACCACCCGCCGGTGGCGGGCGTGGGCGCCTGA
- a CDS encoding thiolase family protein — MAERADVVFVDGVRTPFGRAGEKGMYWNTRADDLVIKAIIGLLERNPNVPKDRIDDVAIAATTQTGDQGLTLGRSAAILAGLPKSVPGFSIDRMCAGAMTAASMMGASIGYGAYDLAIAGGVEHMGRHPMGSGVDPNPRFVAEKLVSEDALVMGATAERIHDRYPHLTKERADRFALGSQQKVAAAYEAGKIQQDLIPVAIRTEEGWGLATKDEAPRPETTIEGLAGLKTPFRPHGRVTAGNASGLNDGATVALLASGEAAEELGLTPKMKLVSFGFAGVDPEIMGIGPVPSTEKALRKAGLSIDDIGLFELNEAFAIQVLSFLDHFGIADDDPRVNQWGGAIAVGHPLASSGVRLMNQLARQFEEQPGVRYGITAMCVGLGQGGTMIWENPNWSKKAERKSRKG, encoded by the coding sequence GTGGCCGAAAGAGCTGATGTCGTATTCGTCGACGGGGTGCGCACCCCGTTCGGCCGCGCCGGCGAGAAGGGGATGTACTGGAACACCCGCGCCGACGACCTGGTGATCAAGGCGATCATCGGACTGCTGGAGCGCAACCCGAACGTTCCCAAGGACCGCATCGACGACGTCGCCATCGCCGCGACGACCCAGACCGGTGACCAGGGGCTCACCCTCGGCCGCAGTGCCGCAATCCTGGCGGGGCTCCCCAAGTCGGTTCCGGGCTTCTCGATCGACCGCATGTGCGCGGGCGCGATGACCGCCGCCTCGATGATGGGCGCCTCGATCGGCTACGGGGCGTACGACCTCGCGATCGCCGGCGGCGTCGAGCACATGGGTCGGCACCCGATGGGCTCCGGCGTCGACCCCAACCCGCGGTTCGTGGCGGAGAAGCTCGTGTCGGAGGACGCCCTCGTCATGGGCGCGACCGCCGAGCGCATCCACGACCGCTACCCGCACCTGACCAAGGAGCGCGCCGACCGGTTCGCCCTCGGCAGCCAGCAGAAGGTCGCCGCGGCCTACGAGGCGGGCAAGATCCAGCAGGACCTCATCCCGGTCGCGATCCGCACCGAGGAGGGCTGGGGCCTCGCCACGAAGGACGAGGCACCGCGCCCCGAGACGACGATCGAGGGCCTCGCCGGGCTCAAGACCCCGTTCCGCCCCCACGGCCGCGTCACGGCCGGCAACGCGTCCGGCCTCAACGACGGCGCGACGGTCGCCCTGCTCGCGTCGGGCGAGGCCGCCGAGGAGCTGGGCCTCACCCCGAAGATGAAGCTCGTGAGCTTCGGCTTCGCCGGCGTCGACCCCGAGATCATGGGCATCGGCCCCGTGCCGTCGACCGAGAAGGCGCTCCGCAAGGCGGGCCTGTCGATCGACGACATCGGCCTGTTCGAGCTGAACGAGGCGTTCGCGATCCAGGTCCTCTCGTTCCTCGACCACTTCGGCATCGCCGACGACGACCCGCGCGTCAACCAGTGGGGCGGCGCGATCGCCGTCGGGCATCCGCTCGCCTCGTCGGGCGTGCGCCTCATGAACCAGCTCGCCCGCCAGTTCGAGGAGCAGCCGGGCGTCCGCTACGGCATCACCGCCATGTGCGTGGGCCTCGGACAGGGCGGCACGATGATCTGGGAGAACCCGAACTGGTCGAAGAAGGCCGAGCGCAAGAGCAGGAAGGGCTGA
- a CDS encoding ribonuclease D, which yields MADYQVIDTPDGLAAAAGSIASGAGPVAVDAERASGFRYSQRAYLIQVYRRGAGTFLFDPPPIGDFAPLQDAIGDEEWILHAASQDLACLREVGLDPVRIFDTELGARLLGRPKVGLAAVVEDLLGITLAKEHSAADWSTRPIPQSWLQYAALDVEHLVDVRERMGDELDAADKRAIAEEEFRAVLEREAKPAPAEPWRRLSGIHGVRGQRALAIARALWTARDEYARETDIAPGRLVPDAAIVAVAKSLPESKRALAELRTFTGRASRTEIDRWWAAIEEGRTTQDLPAVRVPADTLPPVRAWSSRNPEADARLKPARRALTEVAESMGMPVENLLTPDYLRRVAWSPPEPATAVSIASALADLGARPWQVDATAQRIADAFVEAAQADDVGVTTGS from the coding sequence GTGGCTGACTACCAGGTGATCGACACCCCCGACGGCCTCGCCGCCGCCGCGGGGTCGATCGCCTCCGGTGCCGGCCCGGTGGCCGTCGACGCGGAGCGGGCGAGCGGCTTCCGGTACTCGCAGCGCGCCTACCTGATCCAGGTCTACCGTCGGGGAGCGGGCACGTTCCTGTTCGATCCGCCGCCCATCGGCGACTTCGCGCCGCTGCAGGACGCGATCGGCGACGAGGAGTGGATCCTCCACGCGGCCAGCCAGGACCTGGCGTGCCTGCGCGAGGTCGGCCTCGACCCGGTGCGCATCTTCGACACCGAGCTCGGCGCCAGGCTGCTCGGTCGCCCCAAGGTCGGACTCGCCGCGGTCGTCGAGGACCTCCTCGGCATCACGCTCGCCAAGGAGCACTCCGCCGCGGACTGGTCGACGAGGCCCATCCCCCAGTCGTGGCTGCAGTACGCGGCGCTCGACGTGGAGCACCTCGTCGACGTGCGCGAGCGGATGGGCGACGAGCTCGACGCGGCCGACAAGCGCGCCATCGCCGAGGAGGAGTTCCGGGCCGTGCTCGAGCGGGAGGCGAAGCCCGCACCCGCGGAGCCCTGGCGCCGGCTCTCCGGCATCCACGGCGTGCGCGGCCAGCGCGCGCTCGCCATCGCCCGCGCACTCTGGACCGCACGCGACGAGTACGCGCGCGAGACCGACATCGCGCCGGGCCGCCTCGTGCCCGACGCCGCGATCGTCGCGGTCGCCAAGTCGCTGCCCGAGAGCAAGCGCGCCCTCGCCGAGCTGCGCACCTTCACCGGGCGCGCGAGCCGCACCGAGATCGACCGCTGGTGGGCGGCGATCGAGGAGGGTCGCACCACGCAGGACCTCCCCGCCGTGCGGGTCCCCGCGGACACGCTCCCCCCGGTGCGCGCCTGGTCGAGCCGGAATCCCGAGGCGGATGCGCGGCTGAAGCCCGCGCGCCGCGCGCTCACCGAGGTCGCGGAATCGATGGGCATGCCGGTCGAGAACCTGCTCACGCCCGACTACCTGCGCCGCGTCGCCTGGTCCCCTCCGGAGCCCGCGACGGCCGTGTCGATCGCCTCCGCACTGGCCGATCTGGGCGCCAGACCGTGGCAGGTTGACGCAACCGCACAGAGAATCGCCGATGCCTTTGTAGAGGCAGCCCAAGCCGACGACGTGGGCGTCACGACCGGTTCGTAG
- a CDS encoding DUF3000 domain-containing protein, with protein MPEQASPPPPEFAAALDALRRSSTRPELAISEIPAPSSLAPYAVALAADVSPTPHGSDSELGTGRFVLLYDPEEPEEWGGRFRIICFAQAPLETEIGLDPFLADVAWSWLVDALDARGARYAAASGTATKVLSTGYGELAEQGDGAQIELRASWTPLDHEVAAHVEGWGELLCMLAGLPPSTEGVTLLARKRARRG; from the coding sequence GTGCCCGAGCAAGCGTCACCTCCGCCGCCGGAGTTCGCGGCCGCGCTCGACGCGCTCCGCCGCTCGTCGACCAGGCCCGAGCTCGCGATCTCGGAGATCCCCGCGCCATCGTCGCTCGCGCCCTACGCCGTCGCGCTCGCGGCCGACGTGTCGCCCACCCCGCACGGGTCCGACTCCGAACTCGGCACCGGTCGTTTCGTGCTGCTCTACGACCCCGAGGAGCCCGAGGAGTGGGGCGGGCGGTTCCGCATCATCTGCTTCGCCCAGGCGCCGCTCGAGACGGAGATCGGGCTCGACCCGTTCCTCGCCGACGTGGCCTGGTCGTGGCTGGTCGACGCGCTCGACGCGCGAGGTGCACGCTATGCCGCGGCATCCGGCACCGCGACCAAGGTGCTCTCCACCGGCTACGGCGAACTCGCCGAGCAGGGCGACGGCGCACAGATCGAGTTGCGGGCCTCCTGGACGCCCCTCGACCACGAGGTCGCCGCGCATGTGGAAGGCTGGGGAGAACTGCTCTGCATGCTCGCGGGGCTTCCGCCATCGACGGAGGGAGTGACCCTCCTCGCACGAAAGAGGGCCCGGCGTGGCTGA